In Carassius carassius chromosome 19, fCarCar2.1, whole genome shotgun sequence, a single genomic region encodes these proteins:
- the dbr1 gene encoding lariat debranching enzyme translates to MKVAVEGCCHGELDKIYESISYLENKEGVKVDLLLCCGDFQAVRNEGDMKCMAVPAKYRHMQTFYKYYSGEKKAPVLTIFIGGNHEASNHLQELPYGGWVAPNIYYLGYAGIVRFKGVRIGGLSGIFKSHDYKKGHFEFPPYSPESLRSVYHIRNIDVFKLKQIKMPIDIFMTHDWPRGIYYYGNTNQLLRQKKFLRQEVESGTLGSPAAAELLDHLQPTYWFSAHLHVKFAALMQHEAEKNAAPKITKFLSLDKCLPHRDFLQIVEVADRPGSSEHLEYDPEWLAILKATDSLQKPSCNFWNPPQDNGLHTRWDFSASEEAMMEVMSDLSGDLCIPENFSLTVPAYDPSCPQPNAHPVYSTNPQTTELCATLGLTDIYILAGQAYGEEGATGANEEEEDGDSTGSVDEPSEYPTDTSGLSSSYNPDEITIEDEWEEEEDEGVECTEGKGTDAVVPEGQVGSQDSERDSSPQREMANRLILPPPCSAPESEAPLRSLRPLSLPPPSASLSQGSSEEEGGLTPARIPKRTSGETTQGSASHTGGTPQIKRRNQSIYTAVEDEENEG, encoded by the exons ATGAAGGTGGCAGTAGAAGGCTGTTGTCACGGAGAGCTGGATAAGATCTATGAGAGCATCAGTTACCTGGAGAATAAAGAAGGTGTGAAGGTGGATCTGCTGCTGTGCTGCGGAGACTTCCAGGCGGTCAGAAATGAAGGAGACATGAAGTGCATGGCGGTGCCTGCCAAGTACAGACACATGCAAACCTTCTACAA GTACTACTCTGGTGAGAAAAAGGCTCCTGTCCTGACGATTTTCATTGGCGGAAACCATGAGGCGTCAAACCATCTGCAGGAGCTTCCGTATGGAGGCTGGGTGGCTCCCAACATCTATTACCTGG GTTATGCTGGGATTGTTCGCTTTAAAGGTGTACGGATTGGAGGTCTTTCGGGAATATTTAAATCCCACGATTACAAGAAAG GACACTTTGAGTTCCCACCATACAGCCCAGAATCTTTGCGCAGCGTGTACCACATAAGAAACATTGATGTCTTCAAACTTAAACAG ATCAAGATGCCCATAGACATCTTCATGACCCATGATTGGCCACGAGGCATTTATTACTATGGCAACACAAACCAGCTTCTGCGCCAGAAGAAGTTCCTCAGACAGGAAGTAGAGAGCGGCACCTTGGGCAGCCCTGCTGCTGCAGAGCTTCTGGACCACCTGCAGCCCACATACTGGTTTTCAGCTCACCTGCACGTGAAGTTCGCTGCACTGATGCAGCACGAG GCTGAGAAAAATGCTGCCCCAAAGATCACCAAGTTTCTTTCACTTGACAAGTGTCTTCCACATAGAGACTTTCTTCAG ATTGTGGAGGTAGCAGACCGACCGGGCTCCTCTGAGCACCTTGAGTATGATCCAGAATGGCTGGCCATCTTGAAAGCGACAGACAGCCTTCAGAAACCATCCTGCAATTTCTGGAACCCACCACAAGACAATGGACTACACACCAG GTGGGATTTCAGTGCATCAGAAGAAGCTATGATGGAGGTCATGAGTGATTTGAGCGGTGACCTTTGCATCCCTGAAAATTTCAGCCTGACGGTGCCCGCTTATGACCCCAGCTGCCCACAGCCCAATGCCCACCCGGTCTACTCCACCAACCCCCAAACCACAGAGCTGTGTGCCACCCTCGGTCTGACAGACATCTACATCCTGGCTGGGCAGGCTTACGGAGAGGAGGGCGCCACAGGTGCAAATGAAGAAGAGGAGGACGGGGACAGCACAGGGAGTGTAGACGAACCCAGTGAGTACCCCACTGACACCTCTGGCCTCTCCAGCTCCTATAATCCTGATGAAATCACCATTGAGGACGAAtgggaggaggaagaggatgagggaGTAGAATGTACCGAGGGGAAAGGGACAGATGCAGTGGTTCCAGAAGGGCAAGTAGGGAGCCAGGACAGCGAGCGAGACAGCAGTCCCCAGCGAGAGATGGCCAATAGACTGATCTTACCTCCCCCATGTTCCGCACCAGAATCAGAGGCTCCACTACGCTCCTTGCGGCCGCTTTCTCTTCCCCCTCCTTCAGCATCCCTCTCTCAGGGCAGCTCAGAAGAGGAGGGGGGCCTTACACCAGCCAGGATCCCCAAACGCACCAGCGGGGAGACGACTCAGGGGTCAGCAAGTCATACAGGTGGCACACCTCAAATCAAACGGAGAAACCAGAGTATCTACACAGCAGTAGAAGATGAAGAGAATGAGGGCTAG
- the rab5b gene encoding ras-related protein Rab-5B has protein sequence MNTRGTGRANGSLPQTKICQFKLVLLGDMAVGKSSLVLRFVKGQFDEFQETTIGAAFLAQSVCLDDTTVKFEIWDTAGQERYHSLAPMYYRGAQAAIVVFDITKPETFERAKAWVKELQRQASPNIVIALSGNKSDLADKRLVEYEEAQTYAEDTGLLFMETSAKTAMNVNELFLAIAKKMPKTDTQNPTHAARHRGVNLQDPDAQSTRSCCGN, from the exons ATGAACACTCGTGGGACCGGCAGGGCCAATGGAAGCCTACCGCAGACCAAGATCTGCCAGTTCAAATTGGTGCTGCTGGGAGACATGGCTGTTGGCAAGTCCAGCCTGGTGCTGCGCTTTGTTAAGGGCCAGTTTGATGAGTTTCAGGAGACCACCATTGGAG CTGCGTTCTTGGCACAGTCTGTTTGTCTGGATGACACTACAGTGAAGTTTGAGATTTGGGACACGGCTGGACAGGAGCGCTATCACAGCTTGGCCCCCATGTACTACCGGGGAGCCCAGGCGGCTATTGTAGTTTTTGACATCACCAAGCCT GAAACATTTGAGCGAGCGAAAGCTTGGGTGAAAGAGCTGCAGCGGCAGGCCAGTCCCAACATCGTCATCGCTCTCTCAGGAAACAAGTCTGACCTAGCGGACAAGAGACTCGTGGAGTATGAG gaAGCCCAGACATATGCAGAAGACACAGGCTTGCTTTTCATGGAAACCTCTGCCAAGACTGCAATGAATGTAAACGAGTTGTTCCTGGCCATTG CAAAAAAGATGCCAAAAACAGACACCCAAAACCCCACGCATGCTGCCCGACACAGGGGGGTCAACCTGCAGGACCCAGATGCACAGTCCACTCGAAGCTGCTGTGGGAACTAA